A region from the Abyssisolibacter fermentans genome encodes:
- a CDS encoding lipid II flippase Amj family protein, whose amino-acid sequence MDSKILLVIAFTFIVHLINTVSYSMRIVGIRTGKIAVSFALFNVLALASRTANTLQGPLLAKTVENTIKYGLNTDLIHIFRMILVATTFASIIGMFLIPTFQRLFSKAVLTFDVYRSIPKLIFHSFSKSGVKHFKRCISIPSRANIKYIKIIKPKTIKIMILNIFAVGLLTTGTLASLYAGVLNPDFRTTASTLTPVITGFATVVMVIFIDPFLSVMTDDVIEGKTSESEFRMNIMAITISRIIGTLFSQVLLIPAAYIISFIVLKIL is encoded by the coding sequence ATGGATTCAAAAATTTTATTAGTAATTGCTTTTACTTTCATTGTTCATTTAATTAACACTGTATCTTATTCTATGCGAATTGTTGGAATAAGAACTGGTAAGATTGCAGTTTCATTTGCTTTATTTAATGTTTTAGCATTAGCTTCAAGAACAGCAAATACTTTGCAAGGACCATTACTCGCAAAGACTGTTGAAAATACGATTAAATATGGTTTGAATACAGATTTAATCCACATATTTAGGATGATTTTAGTGGCTACTACATTTGCTTCTATTATTGGAATGTTTTTAATACCAACATTTCAAAGGTTGTTTAGTAAAGCTGTACTTACATTTGATGTTTATAGATCCATCCCTAAATTAATATTTCATAGTTTTTCTAAATCTGGAGTTAAGCATTTTAAAAGGTGTATAAGTATACCAAGTAGAGCAAATATAAAATATATAAAAATAATAAAACCTAAAACAATTAAAATAATGATATTAAATATTTTTGCTGTAGGATTATTGACAACAGGAACGTTAGCTTCGTTATATGCAGGTGTATTAAATCCTGACTTTAGAACTACAGCTAGTACTCTTACACCAGTTATAACTGGTTTTGCTACAGTTGTCATGGTGATTTTTATTGATCCATTTTTATCTGTCATGACAGATGATGTGATAGAAGGTAAAACTAGTGAATCGGAATTTAGGATGAACATAATGGCAATTACTATTAGTAGAATTATTGGTACTTTGTTTTCTCAAGTACTATTAATTCCAGCTGCGTATATAATCAGTTTTATAGTATTGAAAATTTTATAA
- a CDS encoding uracil-DNA glycosylase, producing the protein MYDLNEVKNYCLVCKKCRLHETRTNIVFGEGNKDADIMFIGEGPGYNEDKQGKPFVGAAGHLLDKILAAINLNRNDIYIANIVKCRPPSNRNPLPEEMSSCIEYLRWQVKLINPKIIVCLGAVSARNIISPDFRITKDRGQWINKGKFYIMPTYHPAAVLRDDNKKRPVWEDFKKIREKYDELK; encoded by the coding sequence ATGTATGATTTAAATGAAGTGAAAAATTATTGTTTAGTATGTAAGAAATGTAGGTTGCATGAAACAAGAACTAATATCGTATTCGGAGAGGGTAATAAAGATGCGGATATAATGTTTATTGGTGAAGGACCTGGTTATAATGAGGATAAACAAGGGAAACCATTTGTAGGAGCAGCAGGACATCTTTTAGATAAGATATTAGCTGCAATAAATTTAAATAGAAATGATATATATATAGCCAATATTGTAAAATGTAGACCACCAAGTAATAGAAATCCGTTACCTGAAGAGATGAGCTCATGCATAGAATATCTAAGATGGCAGGTTAAATTAATAAATCCTAAAATAATAGTATGTTTAGGAGCTGTATCGGCAAGAAATATTATAAGTCCTGATTTCCGCATAACAAAAGATAGGGGTCAGTGGATTAATAAAGGTAAATTTTATATTATGCCTACTTACCATCCAGCTGCAGTTTTGAGAGATGATAATAAAAAAAGGCCCGTATGGGAAGATTTTAAAAAAATTAGAGAAAAATATGACGAATTAAAATAG
- a CDS encoding SdpI family protein: MKVNKILIILILLSIVCTAFVYSYIPNEVPSHWNIKGAIDEYQSKEFVFFTASLPLLLYVFMIIIPKIDPKKKSYMKHKKAYRIFIYALILFFIVIHWLTIGVSLDYNLNISSYIKIGVGLLFIILGNYMGQLRHNYTFGIKTPWTLASEKVWKKTHKAGGYGFIISGLIFILTAIFNNEMSFYIALGSLLIIVLALTIYSYLLYKKLENN, encoded by the coding sequence ATGAAAGTGAATAAGATATTAATTATATTAATTTTACTATCAATAGTTTGTACTGCATTTGTATATAGTTATATTCCGAATGAAGTACCGAGTCATTGGAATATAAAAGGTGCTATAGATGAATATCAATCAAAAGAGTTTGTATTTTTTACAGCAAGTCTTCCGTTATTACTTTATGTATTTATGATAATAATACCAAAAATAGATCCGAAAAAGAAATCATATATGAAGCATAAAAAGGCTTATAGAATATTTATATATGCTTTGATACTATTTTTTATTGTCATTCATTGGTTAACTATTGGTGTTTCTTTAGATTATAATTTAAATATTTCTAGTTATATAAAAATAGGAGTTGGGTTACTCTTTATTATATTAGGAAATTATATGGGACAATTAAGACATAATTATACATTCGGTATCAAAACTCCTTGGACACTTGCAAGTGAAAAAGTATGGAAGAAAACTCATAAAGCAGGTGGGTATGGATTTATAATATCAGGATTAATCTTTATTTTAACTGCAATATTTAATAATGAAATGTCTTTTTATATTGCTTTGGGGAGTTTATTAATTATAGTATTAGCATTAACAATATACTCATATTTGTTATATAAAAAACTTGAGAATAATTGA
- a CDS encoding autorepressor SdpR family transcription factor: protein MNNSFKALSDPTRRKILEMLHDEDLTAGEIAEGFNMSKPSISHHLNILKNAELVLWEKKGQNIYYSLNTTAFQDIIKWFLDFKNDGNNNFKEG, encoded by the coding sequence ATGAATAATTCTTTTAAGGCGCTTTCAGATCCTACTAGAAGAAAAATATTAGAAATGCTTCACGATGAAGATTTAACAGCGGGTGAAATAGCTGAAGGTTTTAACATGAGCAAACCATCAATCAGTCATCATTTAAATATATTAAAAAATGCTGAACTCGTTTTATGGGAAAAAAAGGGACAAAATATTTATTATTCTCTTAATACAACAGCTTTTCAAGATATAATTAAATGGTTTTTGGATTTTAAAAATGATGGAAATAATAATTTTAAGGAGGGTTAA
- a CDS encoding DUF4126 domain-containing protein → MNVLFSLMIGIGLSAACGFRIFVPLLIMSIGSISGLLELSSNFAWIGTYTALIVFLAATIIEITAYFVPWLDNILDTIATPIAILAGITVMASCLHELSPLLKWSLSVIAGGSISGVIQVSSTVIRGVSTGITGGLANFIVAGIEIIASIVISIIAIIFPIVAFIVVLIVLFIIACKKKKLMQKQRTQI, encoded by the coding sequence ATGAATGTTTTATTTAGCTTAATGATAGGAATAGGACTTAGTGCTGCTTGTGGCTTTAGGATATTTGTACCCTTATTAATTATGAGCATTGGTAGCATTAGTGGTCTTCTTGAATTATCATCAAATTTTGCCTGGATAGGAACATATACAGCACTTATTGTATTTTTAGCTGCAACCATTATAGAAATAACTGCATATTTTGTTCCTTGGTTAGACAATATATTAGATACTATTGCAACTCCTATAGCTATTTTAGCTGGTATAACCGTTATGGCGTCTTGTCTGCATGAATTGTCACCTTTACTAAAATGGTCTCTATCAGTAATTGCAGGTGGATCAATTTCTGGTGTTATACAAGTTAGCTCTACTGTAATAAGAGGAGTGTCTACAGGTATTACGGGAGGATTAGCAAATTTTATTGTAGCTGGAATAGAAATCATAGCTTCCATCGTAATATCTATTATCGCAATTATATTTCCAATAGTAGCATTTATTGTTGTACTTATTGTATTATTTATAATAGCATGTAAAAAGAAAAAGCTTATGCAAAAGCAGAGAACTCAAATCTAA